The Devosia sp. A16 genome includes a window with the following:
- a CDS encoding response regulator, with amino-acid sequence MDQTRLLVIEDDPDISALLAEFLSREGYEVRTLQTGRLATQTVAGFSPALVILDIMLPGEDGFSVCRRIRSESAVPIIMLTARSDDVDKIVGLELGADDYLGKPFNPRELLARIRARLRRSLIHDRPSARRRAVGELIIDLDGRAISTRSGTVVGLTTAEYDLLACFIEHPRRVLSRDQLLDWTRGRTADPLDRTIDVTVSRLRARLAPVAPSVVQAITTVRNGGYLFAMPVEDA; translated from the coding sequence ATGGACCAGACCCGCCTGCTCGTCATCGAGGACGATCCTGACATCAGCGCGTTGCTTGCCGAATTCCTGTCGCGCGAGGGTTATGAAGTGCGCACCCTGCAGACCGGTCGGCTGGCGACGCAGACCGTCGCCGGCTTCTCGCCGGCATTGGTCATTCTGGATATCATGCTCCCCGGCGAGGACGGCTTTTCCGTCTGTCGCCGCATCCGAAGCGAAAGCGCCGTGCCTATCATCATGCTGACGGCCAGATCGGACGACGTCGACAAGATCGTCGGCCTCGAACTCGGCGCCGACGACTATCTCGGCAAGCCGTTCAATCCGCGCGAATTGCTTGCGCGCATCCGCGCCCGGCTCCGGCGTTCATTGATACACGACAGGCCGAGCGCACGCCGCCGGGCGGTGGGTGAGCTCATCATCGACCTTGATGGTCGCGCCATCTCCACGCGGAGCGGCACCGTGGTCGGCCTCACCACCGCGGAATACGATCTGCTCGCCTGCTTCATCGAGCACCCGCGCCGGGTCTTGTCGCGCGACCAGTTGCTCGACTGGACGCGCGGCCGTACGGCCGATCCTCTCGATCGCACTATCGACGTCACCGTCTCTCGCCTGCGCGCCCGCCTTGCGCCGGTTGCACCCAGCGTCGTCCAGGCCATCACCACCGTCCGCAATGGCGGCTATCTGTTCGCCATGCCGGTCGAGGACGCCTGA
- the glsA gene encoding glutaminase A — protein MQQVDFRAAGLSPKELPVWQYLNELYSRHHPNQSGQLASYIPELAAVDPDQFALAFATTDGFVYEVGDTGALFTIQSVSKAVIYALALEDHGREEVLRHIGVEPSGEAFNSITFDERNNRPFNPMVNAGAIAASAMIKGADHAERYQRILDIFQRFTGRLLDLDEAVYRSESLTGNRNRAIAYLELNAGMIAGDVNEHLDLYFRQCSLLVTARDLAMIGATLANGGVNPLTRQRAISTDNVRSVLSVMNTCGMYDYAGGWQFSVGLPAKSGVGGGISAVLPGQLGIGTFSPRLDAVGNSARGVKVCEDISANFRLHLFEDRGGGLVPLRRVYRSDEVHSKRVRRHEQARKLDRYGHLIAVYELQAELGFIEAERVTRRIIEDLDSAYYFVIDLTRVLRIDGVAVTLLNTARRTLQEAGKGFAVVSISGELPHTFEQDMHFPTSTRRSNISRIVCSIRRAAAKPMPRFRSLSSICWPDLTKQCWRRLPSA, from the coding sequence ATGCAGCAGGTCGATTTCCGGGCGGCTGGACTTTCACCCAAGGAATTGCCGGTTTGGCAGTATCTGAATGAACTCTATTCGCGGCACCACCCCAACCAATCGGGGCAATTGGCGAGCTACATTCCCGAGCTGGCGGCTGTCGATCCCGATCAGTTCGCGCTGGCCTTCGCCACCACCGACGGTTTCGTCTACGAGGTCGGCGACACTGGTGCCCTGTTCACTATTCAGTCGGTGTCCAAGGCGGTGATCTATGCCTTGGCGCTCGAGGATCATGGGCGCGAGGAGGTGTTGCGGCACATTGGCGTCGAGCCCTCGGGTGAGGCGTTCAACTCCATCACCTTCGACGAGCGCAACAACCGGCCCTTTAACCCGATGGTCAATGCGGGCGCCATTGCTGCCAGCGCAATGATCAAGGGCGCCGATCACGCCGAGCGCTATCAGCGCATCCTCGATATCTTTCAGCGGTTCACCGGCCGGCTTCTCGATCTCGACGAGGCGGTCTACCGTTCAGAAAGCCTGACCGGCAACCGCAACCGGGCGATCGCCTATCTCGAACTCAACGCCGGAATGATCGCAGGCGACGTCAACGAACATCTAGACCTCTACTTCCGCCAGTGCTCGCTGTTGGTCACAGCGCGAGACCTGGCGATGATCGGCGCCACCCTGGCTAATGGCGGTGTCAATCCGCTGACGCGCCAGCGCGCCATTTCCACTGACAACGTCCGTTCGGTGCTGTCGGTCATGAACACCTGCGGCATGTACGACTATGCCGGCGGCTGGCAGTTCAGCGTCGGCCTGCCCGCCAAGAGCGGGGTAGGGGGCGGCATCTCCGCCGTGCTGCCCGGCCAGCTTGGTATTGGTACTTTCTCTCCGCGGCTCGATGCAGTCGGCAACAGCGCCCGCGGGGTGAAAGTCTGCGAGGACATTTCGGCAAACTTCCGTTTGCATCTGTTCGAGGATCGCGGCGGTGGGCTCGTGCCGCTCCGCCGCGTCTATCGGTCCGACGAAGTGCACTCCAAGCGCGTGCGCCGACACGAGCAGGCGCGGAAACTGGACCGCTACGGACACCTGATCGCCGTCTACGAATTACAGGCGGAGCTGGGCTTCATCGAGGCCGAGCGAGTCACCCGGCGGATTATCGAAGACCTCGACAGTGCCTATTACTTCGTCATCGACCTGACCCGGGTGCTGCGGATCGACGGCGTTGCCGTCACCCTGCTGAACACGGCCCGGCGCACCCTGCAGGAAGCCGGCAAAGGGTTTGCCGTGGTTTCCATCTCGGGAGAGTTGCCGCACACCTTCGAGCAGGACATGCATTTCCCCACGTCGACCAGGCGCTCGAATATTTCGAGGATCGTCTGCTCGATCAGGCGGGCAGCGGCCAAACCGATGCCGCGGTTCCGCTCGCTGAGTTCGATCTGCTGGCCGGACTTGACCAAGCAATGCTGGCGGCGCTTGCCAAGCGCCTGA
- a CDS encoding sugar efflux transporter, whose product MIRDATEPRLPMAALISASLLSIGVGYASTAPYDAIIAIDALHIGHGDFALILTVASIVGVVASVALGWLSDRVGDRRLLMLATALLGALGMGLMYWLRSPMAFVIAYCVIMPFGNSAFSQTFAYARVYYDQTRPRDAEFRITVLRSIYAASWVMVPPLAGWIAAVYQVFDVYLLAAAAYLVCGASSLLMLADPATRVASTPPEPSIDGKGGIALPMLVGICGVLLINVAIKVSGTATPLAMVSHFGGTIGDVGIAAGIGAFLEIPLMLAWGVLGRRFRKHTLIAAGALIYALYQVLLTQASGVTEVFWLQVPRAVAIAVLMSVPISYMQEAIRGRVGLSTSLLDVTVVASGMLSAGIFGLVAAPGRYLELFWVAAVLAACGAAVLLVAHNVLQRRPAAQH is encoded by the coding sequence TTGATTCGCGACGCAACCGAACCGCGCCTGCCGATGGCAGCGCTCATCTCTGCGAGCCTGCTGTCGATCGGCGTCGGCTATGCCTCGACGGCGCCGTATGACGCCATCATCGCCATCGATGCGCTGCACATCGGCCATGGCGATTTCGCGCTGATCCTGACGGTGGCATCGATTGTCGGGGTGGTGGCCTCGGTGGCACTCGGCTGGCTGTCTGACCGGGTGGGCGACCGCCGGTTGCTGATGCTGGCCACCGCCCTGCTCGGCGCCCTCGGCATGGGCCTGATGTACTGGCTGCGCAGCCCGATGGCGTTCGTCATCGCCTATTGCGTGATCATGCCATTCGGCAACTCGGCATTCAGCCAGACCTTCGCCTATGCCCGGGTGTACTATGATCAGACCCGACCCCGGGACGCCGAGTTCCGGATCACGGTGCTGCGTTCGATCTACGCAGCGTCGTGGGTGATGGTCCCGCCATTGGCGGGCTGGATCGCCGCGGTTTACCAGGTGTTCGACGTCTACCTGCTGGCGGCTGCAGCCTACCTCGTGTGCGGTGCGAGCTCGCTCCTGATGCTGGCCGATCCCGCGACCCGCGTCGCCTCAACCCCGCCCGAACCGAGTATCGACGGCAAGGGCGGGATCGCCCTGCCGATGCTGGTCGGCATATGCGGGGTGCTTCTAATCAATGTGGCAATCAAGGTGAGCGGCACGGCGACGCCGCTGGCGATGGTCAGCCATTTCGGCGGCACTATCGGCGACGTCGGCATCGCGGCCGGCATCGGGGCGTTCCTCGAGATTCCGCTGATGCTGGCCTGGGGCGTTCTCGGCCGACGGTTCAGGAAGCACACGTTGATCGCTGCCGGGGCGCTGATCTACGCGCTCTACCAGGTGCTGCTGACGCAGGCCAGCGGGGTCACCGAGGTGTTCTGGCTGCAGGTGCCGCGGGCTGTCGCCATCGCGGTGCTGATGAGTGTGCCGATCAGCTACATGCAGGAGGCGATCCGCGGCCGCGTCGGTCTGTCCACCTCGCTGCTCGATGTGACGGTGGTCGCCTCGGGCATGCTCTCGGCCGGGATTTTCGGCCTGGTGGCGGCACCGGGACGCTATCTCGAGCTGTTCTGGGTCGCAGCGGTGCTGGCCGCCTGCGGCGCGGCAGTGCTGCTGGTGGCGCATAACGTGCTGCAACGGCGACCCGCCGCGCAGCATTGA
- the sugE gene encoding quaternary ammonium compound efflux SMR transporter SugE → MAWVFLVIAGLLEVVWAIGLKYTDGFTRIGPTAITVAAMVASVVLLGVALRDLPVGTGYAIWTGIGTIGTAVLGMLLFQEPATALRLASIGLIVAGIVGLKLVS, encoded by the coding sequence ATGGCCTGGGTCTTTCTCGTCATCGCCGGGTTACTTGAAGTGGTCTGGGCCATCGGCCTCAAATATACCGACGGGTTCACCCGGATAGGGCCCACGGCGATCACCGTCGCCGCCATGGTTGCCAGCGTCGTCCTGCTGGGCGTCGCCTTGCGAGACTTGCCGGTTGGCACTGGCTACGCCATCTGGACCGGCATCGGCACCATCGGTACGGCGGTCCTTGGCATGCTGCTGTTCCAGGAGCCGGCGACCGCGCTCAGGCTCGCCAGCATCGGCCTGATCGTTGCCGGCATCGTCGGCCTCAAGCTGGTCAGCTGA
- a CDS encoding cyclic nucleotide-binding domain-containing protein, giving the protein MLAALAKRLRPQPFEPGTKLIAQNARADELFFLIEGHVDIAVRVGNAPSHRVSTVEPGTVFGELALFGHAPRTADVVAVSTGTALVLDREALDELAKDAPATHNALVMAVGASLAERLRRANAEIRALSR; this is encoded by the coding sequence ATGCTGGCGGCGCTTGCCAAGCGCCTGAGACCGCAGCCATTCGAACCCGGGACCAAGCTGATCGCGCAGAACGCCCGTGCCGATGAACTGTTCTTCCTCATCGAGGGGCACGTCGATATCGCCGTGCGGGTCGGCAATGCTCCGAGCCACCGGGTGAGCACGGTCGAGCCGGGCACGGTCTTCGGTGAACTGGCGTTGTTTGGGCATGCGCCGCGCACCGCCGATGTGGTGGCCGTCAGCACGGGGACCGCGCTGGTGCTCGATCGAGAAGCATTGGACGAGCTGGCGAAGGACGCTCCGGCGACCCACAACGCCTTGGTAATGGCGGTCGGCGCCAGCCTCGCCGAGCGCCTGCGTCGCGCCAACGCCGAGATCCGCGCCCTGTCGCGCTAA
- a CDS encoding sensor histidine kinase, which produces MRRLPLSLRLVLIVAGAIFLLQIAAFAVQVTRDDGFTLGGIRPSFARQVVSLARLFDHLPPLRRALALELLNNARFDVVVLDNPPAPDPGGLLLGWSARVTADRIAAEGLDRDRIEVSNVRSGRGEGEGPLARMVGRHLRITVALQNGAYLVINPASEVDSYVYGGILGAVAALVGLLILVLAVILVFRETRPLAALTANVEAFARTASPRELEPRGASDLRSLIGATNAMQHQIAALIRNRALILAGMSHDLRTQVTKLRLRLELLPSSPGREQAVADIEAMQAMVEQALEFASIADRLGGGRADVAGTLDRMRADLPELGWSGHAPLAVAIGEPALRRVLDNLIGNAIAYGRRADVNLTATATQARIEVADRGPGVPLAERELIFEPFYRIEGSRSRTHGGTGLGLAIVRQLVDRHGGRITVSDRPGGGAVFTVWLPLAI; this is translated from the coding sequence ATGCGCCGCCTGCCGCTCTCCCTGCGGCTGGTGCTGATCGTCGCCGGCGCCATCTTCCTGCTCCAGATCGCGGCCTTTGCCGTGCAGGTGACCCGCGATGACGGCTTCACCCTTGGCGGGATTCGCCCGTCCTTCGCCCGCCAGGTGGTCAGCCTCGCCCGCCTGTTCGATCACCTGCCGCCGCTCCGCCGCGCCCTGGCGCTCGAGCTGCTCAACAACGCCCGTTTCGATGTTGTCGTGCTCGACAACCCACCAGCTCCAGATCCTGGTGGCCTGCTCCTGGGTTGGAGCGCCCGCGTCACCGCGGATCGGATCGCCGCCGAGGGCCTCGACCGGGATCGCATCGAAGTCAGCAATGTCCGCTCGGGACGCGGCGAGGGCGAGGGGCCGCTGGCCCGCATGGTGGGCCGACACCTGCGTATCACCGTGGCGTTGCAGAATGGTGCCTACCTCGTCATCAACCCCGCGAGCGAAGTCGATTCCTACGTCTATGGCGGAATCCTGGGCGCGGTTGCGGCGCTTGTCGGGCTTCTCATTCTGGTCCTCGCCGTCATCCTGGTGTTCAGGGAGACGCGGCCGCTGGCAGCGCTCACCGCCAATGTCGAGGCCTTTGCCCGCACGGCCTCGCCGCGCGAGCTGGAACCGCGCGGGGCCTCCGACCTCCGTTCGCTGATCGGGGCCACCAACGCAATGCAGCATCAGATTGCGGCGCTGATCCGCAACCGCGCCCTCATCCTCGCCGGCATGTCGCATGACCTGCGCACCCAGGTGACCAAGCTTCGGTTGCGCCTCGAACTGCTGCCGTCGTCACCGGGCCGCGAGCAGGCCGTCGCCGACATCGAGGCCATGCAGGCGATGGTCGAGCAGGCGCTGGAGTTCGCCTCGATTGCCGACCGGCTCGGCGGGGGCAGGGCCGACGTCGCCGGCACCCTCGACCGCATGCGCGCCGATCTTCCGGAACTGGGCTGGTCCGGTCACGCACCGCTCGCAGTCGCCATCGGGGAGCCGGCGTTGCGCCGCGTGCTCGACAATCTCATCGGCAACGCCATCGCCTACGGCCGACGGGCCGATGTCAACCTGACCGCCACCGCCACGCAAGCTCGCATTGAGGTGGCCGATCGCGGTCCGGGCGTCCCGTTGGCAGAGCGCGAGCTCATCTTCGAGCCGTTCTACCGCATCGAAGGGTCGCGCAGTCGAACTCACGGCGGCACCGGTCTCGGCCTCGCGATCGTCCGGCAGTTGGTCGACCGCCACGGCGGCCGGATCACCGTCTCGGATCGGCCCGGGGGCGGTGCGGTCTTCACGGTCTGGCTGCCTCTCGCAATCTGA
- a CDS encoding sulfite exporter TauE/SafE family protein, which translates to MTEIMLFVAGLIAGTINTLAGGGSFVLFPALLFAGVPPVIANASNTYASFPGYASGAVGFWREIVAHRDKLIGYTIVALVFGYAGAELLLRVSNETFVLVVPWLLLFAVVLFAFGGRINSHVRRLAGGEGRGRHAGAVVLFALLAGICVYGGFFNAGLGVLLLAFLALAGFTDIHAMNGLKLWISTLVALVGVIRFALSGAIDWYHGSIALVGVTIGGYVAARVAKRIPTQLIRGLVIVYGIGLTGWFFWQAYGAGGGTSP; encoded by the coding sequence ATGACCGAGATCATGCTCTTCGTCGCCGGACTCATTGCCGGCACCATCAACACGCTGGCCGGCGGCGGCTCGTTCGTGCTGTTCCCGGCGCTGCTGTTCGCCGGCGTGCCGCCGGTGATCGCCAACGCCTCGAACACCTATGCGAGCTTTCCCGGCTATGCGAGCGGCGCCGTCGGGTTCTGGCGCGAGATTGTGGCGCATCGCGACAAGCTGATCGGCTACACCATTGTTGCCCTGGTGTTCGGCTATGCCGGGGCCGAGCTGCTGCTGCGCGTCTCCAACGAGACCTTTGTGCTGGTGGTGCCATGGCTGCTGCTGTTCGCCGTGGTGCTCTTCGCCTTCGGCGGGCGGATCAACAGCCATGTGCGCCGGCTGGCCGGCGGCGAGGGTCGCGGCCGGCATGCCGGGGCGGTGGTGTTGTTCGCCCTGCTCGCCGGCATCTGCGTTTATGGCGGCTTTTTCAACGCCGGGCTCGGCGTGCTGCTCTTGGCCTTCCTGGCTCTGGCCGGCTTCACCGACATCCACGCCATGAACGGCCTGAAGCTGTGGATTTCGACGCTGGTGGCGCTGGTGGGCGTGATCCGCTTCGCCCTGTCGGGCGCCATCGACTGGTATCACGGCTCGATTGCACTGGTCGGGGTGACGATCGGCGGTTACGTCGCCGCACGCGTCGCCAAGCGGATACCGACCCAGCTCATCCGCGGCCTCGTCATCGTCTACGGCATCGGCCTCACGGGCTGGTTCTTCTGGCAGGCCTATGGCGCCGGCGGCGGCACCAGTCCCTGA
- a CDS encoding molybdopterin-containing oxidoreductase family protein, translated as MRAMNAVTTPRIARSVCPHDCPSTCALDVELIDASTIGRVRGAKDDPYTAGVICEKVARYAERIHHPNRLTHPLRRVGKKGSGEWQQISWDEAFDEIVARWLKIERTDGPEAIWPYFYAGTMGHVQRDGIERLRHARGYSLQYDTICTGTAWPGFIAGTGVLAGPNPESMAESDCVVIWGTNAVATQVNVMTHAVRARKERGAKIVAIDIYRNGTMEQADMALVLRPGTDGALAVAVMHILLRDGLADRAYMAEYTDFSPEFEAHLSTRTPEWAAAITGLSVAEIEAFARLVGTTPRTYFRLGYGFTRQRNGSTSMHAALSVAAMTGSWQHEGGGAFHSNSGSWKLDKSMITGADMGPGGRELDMSEIGKVLTGDVKALHGGGPVKALFIQNTNPVNVSPEQGLTRAGFMRDDLFTVVHEQFMTDTAKLADIVLPATMFLEHNDYYRRGGHTRLLYGPKLVEAPGECRSNFEVVNELLRRLGSDHPSMHLSDRQMVAETFRRSNFGELDEIEKTGFIDGAWPAEKARFVDGFAWPDKRYRFEPDWDAVARLKGYNWVCDPSEMPRFADHWDVTERVDAETPFRLATSPSRSFLNSSFAETAGSRKRQPEPTVFVHPEDAAALGIADGDPVTLGNRRGEVALKAVFFDGMQRGVLIAEGIHPNSAHRNGVGINTLIGSEQVRPFGGAAFHDTAVWIRQG; from the coding sequence CTGCGCGCCATGAACGCCGTCACCACGCCCCGCATTGCCCGCTCGGTTTGCCCGCACGATTGTCCGTCTACCTGCGCGCTCGATGTCGAGCTGATCGACGCTTCGACCATCGGCAGGGTCCGGGGCGCCAAGGATGATCCGTACACGGCGGGCGTCATCTGCGAGAAGGTGGCGCGCTACGCTGAGCGGATTCATCACCCGAACCGCCTGACCCATCCCCTTCGCCGCGTTGGCAAAAAGGGCTCCGGCGAATGGCAGCAGATCAGCTGGGACGAGGCTTTCGACGAGATCGTTGCGCGCTGGCTCAAGATCGAGCGGACCGACGGCCCTGAGGCCATCTGGCCCTATTTCTATGCCGGCACCATGGGCCACGTGCAACGTGACGGCATCGAGCGACTGCGGCATGCACGCGGCTACTCGCTGCAATACGATACCATCTGCACCGGCACCGCCTGGCCTGGTTTTATCGCCGGCACCGGCGTACTTGCTGGCCCCAACCCCGAGTCGATGGCCGAAAGCGATTGCGTCGTCATCTGGGGCACCAACGCGGTCGCCACCCAGGTCAATGTGATGACCCACGCCGTCCGCGCCCGCAAGGAGCGCGGGGCGAAGATCGTTGCCATCGACATCTACCGCAACGGCACCATGGAGCAGGCCGATATGGCGCTGGTGCTGCGCCCGGGCACCGACGGTGCGCTGGCGGTTGCGGTCATGCACATCCTTTTGCGCGACGGCCTCGCCGACCGCGCCTACATGGCCGAGTACACCGATTTCTCGCCCGAGTTCGAGGCGCACCTCTCGACCCGCACGCCGGAGTGGGCGGCAGCGATCACCGGCCTGTCGGTGGCAGAGATCGAGGCCTTTGCCCGACTCGTCGGCACCACACCGAGAACCTATTTCCGCCTCGGCTACGGTTTCACGCGTCAGCGCAACGGCTCGACCTCGATGCATGCGGCGCTCTCGGTCGCGGCCATGACCGGCAGCTGGCAGCATGAGGGCGGCGGTGCCTTCCACTCCAATTCGGGCTCCTGGAAGCTCGACAAGTCGATGATCACCGGCGCCGACATGGGGCCGGGAGGGCGTGAGCTCGACATGAGCGAGATCGGCAAGGTGCTGACCGGCGACGTCAAGGCGCTGCACGGCGGTGGTCCGGTCAAGGCGCTGTTCATCCAGAACACCAACCCGGTCAATGTGAGCCCCGAGCAGGGGCTGACGCGCGCCGGGTTCATGCGCGACGACCTGTTCACCGTGGTGCACGAGCAGTTCATGACCGATACCGCCAAGCTCGCCGATATCGTGTTGCCGGCCACCATGTTCCTCGAGCACAACGATTATTATCGCCGCGGCGGTCACACGCGGCTGCTCTATGGCCCCAAGCTGGTCGAGGCACCGGGCGAGTGCCGCTCCAATTTCGAGGTGGTCAACGAACTGCTGCGCCGCCTCGGCTCCGACCATCCCTCGATGCACCTCAGCGATCGGCAGATGGTCGCCGAGACCTTCCGCCGTTCCAACTTCGGCGAGCTCGACGAGATCGAGAAGACCGGGTTCATCGATGGCGCCTGGCCGGCCGAGAAAGCTCGCTTCGTCGATGGCTTCGCCTGGCCGGACAAGCGCTATCGCTTCGAGCCGGATTGGGACGCCGTGGCGCGGCTCAAGGGTTACAACTGGGTCTGCGATCCCTCGGAGATGCCGCGCTTCGCCGACCACTGGGACGTCACCGAACGGGTCGACGCCGAAACGCCGTTCCGCCTTGCCACCAGTCCGTCACGCAGCTTCCTCAATTCCAGCTTCGCCGAGACCGCCGGCAGCCGGAAACGGCAGCCCGAGCCTACGGTGTTCGTGCACCCCGAGGATGCGGCCGCACTCGGCATTGCCGACGGCGATCCGGTTACCCTGGGGAACCGTCGTGGCGAAGTGGCCCTCAAGGCGGTGTTTTTCGATGGCATGCAGCGCGGCGTGCTGATCGCCGAGGGCATTCACCCCAACTCGGCGCATCGCAATGGCGTCGGCATCAATACGCTCATCGGTTCGGAGCAGGTACGTCCGTTCGGCGGCGCGGCCTTCCACGACACTGCGGTGTGGATCCGCCAAGGTTAG
- a CDS encoding potassium channel family protein: protein MDELSSEHRLARLRSKLRLLYHGSSPTALRFQFAVLLVDLAIIAFFIATPLLRDRPSFIWIDIAVAVLLVADLLARGLAATDPLRWLRQPTTIVDIFILVTLLLPAWLANFGFLRILRLWTLSRSGVLWRPLKKFRLTQYREQGEAIVNIVTFLFLVSGFVLTFFASPDSGIEGYVDALYFTVTSVTTTGYGDVTLPGTAGKLTSIAVMIIGITLFVRLAQSLFRPHKVVFPCPQCGLQRHEPDAVHCKACGHLLNIPDPGD from the coding sequence ATGGATGAGTTGAGTTCCGAGCACCGTTTGGCTCGCCTGCGCTCGAAGTTGCGGCTGCTTTATCACGGCAGTTCTCCCACGGCGCTGCGCTTCCAGTTTGCCGTGCTGCTGGTCGATCTCGCTATCATCGCCTTCTTCATTGCGACGCCTCTGCTGCGCGATCGGCCCAGCTTCATCTGGATCGACATCGCCGTTGCCGTGCTGCTGGTCGCTGACCTTTTGGCACGCGGGCTCGCCGCGACCGATCCGCTGCGCTGGTTGCGGCAGCCGACCACCATTGTCGACATCTTCATCCTCGTCACGCTGCTGCTGCCGGCGTGGCTCGCCAATTTCGGCTTTCTGCGCATCCTCAGACTCTGGACCCTGTCGCGGAGCGGTGTGCTGTGGCGGCCGCTCAAGAAGTTCAGGCTGACGCAGTACCGCGAGCAGGGCGAGGCGATCGTCAATATCGTGACATTCCTGTTCCTGGTCTCGGGCTTCGTCCTGACGTTCTTCGCAAGCCCCGATTCCGGCATCGAGGGGTATGTCGACGCGCTCTACTTCACCGTCACCTCGGTGACGACCACCGGCTATGGCGACGTAACGCTGCCGGGCACCGCCGGCAAGCTGACCTCGATTGCGGTGATGATCATCGGCATCACGCTATTCGTGCGGTTGGCGCAGTCGCTGTTCCGGCCGCACAAGGTGGTCTTCCCCTGCCCGCAATGCGGATTGCAGCGGCATGAACCCGACGCGGTGCACTGCAAGGCCTGCGGGCACCTGCTGAACATCCCCGACCCGGGCGACTAG
- a CDS encoding cysteine rich repeat-containing protein, protein MKRVLVSVIAGLLLAATGVEAAGLSLVQKMELRRACQADFRATCGDRKPGDGQLAQCLRDNVSTLSEPCRKAIEAVRGDVLEGRDEAMDY, encoded by the coding sequence ATGAAACGGGTTCTCGTATCGGTTATCGCCGGCTTGCTGCTCGCAGCGACGGGCGTCGAGGCAGCAGGACTGAGTCTAGTGCAGAAAATGGAACTGAGACGCGCCTGCCAGGCAGACTTCCGAGCCACCTGCGGCGATCGGAAGCCCGGCGACGGCCAGCTGGCGCAATGCCTTCGCGACAATGTATCGACATTGTCCGAGCCATGCCGGAAGGCCATCGAGGCAGTACGCGGCGACGTCCTCGAAGGCAGAGATGAGGCGATGGACTACTAG
- a CDS encoding FecR family protein yields MHKMIWRAPLACALVALGFLHFSGSVLAASGKALGVKPAAAVETKSDTKTLTVGADVFIGDRVVTGADGQVQIKFSDQTELVVGPNSALLIEDYLLRNDDSAGKFAINALSGTFRFTTGRAPKDRYIIKTPTGTIGVRGTSFDFNSSNEETRVLLYHGQVILCNLDKTCVTLDDTCELGAYDLGRSEILGHTDDVKGAAREELKASFRYAQSQAPLLGAFRVEEAKECFHKGFVADTPRSLLDANTDSGPAPVEEPPPECECFDQYCCD; encoded by the coding sequence ATGCACAAGATGATATGGCGAGCCCCCCTCGCCTGCGCTCTCGTTGCGCTCGGTTTTCTCCATTTCTCCGGTTCCGTTCTGGCTGCCAGCGGCAAGGCGCTCGGCGTCAAGCCGGCGGCGGCCGTCGAGACCAAATCCGATACCAAGACGCTGACCGTCGGAGCAGATGTGTTCATCGGCGACCGCGTGGTCACCGGCGCGGACGGGCAGGTACAGATCAAGTTCAGCGACCAGACCGAACTGGTGGTCGGCCCGAACTCGGCGCTGCTGATCGAGGACTACCTGCTGCGCAACGACGACTCGGCCGGCAAGTTCGCCATCAACGCGCTCTCGGGCACATTCCGCTTTACCACCGGACGAGCGCCCAAGGATCGCTACATCATCAAGACCCCGACCGGCACTATCGGGGTGCGCGGCACCTCGTTCGACTTCAACTCGAGCAACGAAGAAACCCGGGTGCTGCTGTACCACGGCCAGGTGATCCTCTGTAACCTCGACAAGACCTGCGTAACGCTCGACGACACCTGCGAGTTGGGTGCCTACGACCTCGGACGCTCCGAGATTCTCGGCCACACCGACGACGTCAAGGGCGCCGCCCGCGAGGAGCTCAAGGCGTCGTTCCGCTACGCTCAGTCACAGGCTCCGCTGCTGGGTGCGTTCCGGGTCGAGGAAGCCAAGGAGTGCTTCCACAAAGGGTTCGTGGCCGATACGCCGCGCAGCCTGCTCGATGCCAATACGGACTCGGGCCCCGCTCCGGTGGAGGAGCCGCCCCCCGAGTGCGAATGTTTCGATCAATACTGCTGCGACTAA